Below is a genomic region from Thermincola ferriacetica.
TTACCATGTCGGGGACATCTATGGCAACCCCGATGGTAGCGGGAACCGCCGCTTTGCTATTGGAGCAGAATCCCTGGACACCGGATGAGGTGAAAAGGCAGTTGATGAGTACTGCTCTAAATTTGGGATTTGCGGTTAATGAGCAGGGAGCGGGGGAAGTGAACATAAATCTTTATTAAGG
It encodes:
- a CDS encoding S8 family serine peptidase encodes the protein SYIPKKNSGSAGKPGKAAQAVTQEKSAQTTITNYYVTMSGTSMATPMVAGTAALLLEQNPWTPDEVKRQLMSTALNLGFAVNEQGAGEVNINLY